The sequence ACTCGAGTACGTCTGAGTGGTGTTCGTCTCTCGTCGATACGCTCTCCTCGCGGACGGTCGATCCGACGACGAGTGCGGCGCCGATGATCAGCAGATTCTTGACGATGTACTGACCCTCGACGGTGAGCGCGTACGGGACCGTCTGAAAGACGACCTCGGGGAGCAGGACGACCGGAAGGAAGGTGCCGGGTAACTGCAGGAACAACAGGAGGATAGCTACTCGAATCAGGGGACGGTACAGGAAAAAGAGGCCAATCAAGACCTCCCAGACGCCCAGGATCGGTACGAACAGTTCTGGGGGCAGAAAGACGACCGTCTCCGCGACGAGGCTCGCCGCCGGGCTCTGGTCGATGACCTTCAACGCCCCGAACCAGACGAACACGACACCGAGAGCGAATCGTAGCGTCGGCACTCCGAGACGCCCCATCGCGGTCGCAATCCGCCGATCGAGACGGTCGAATCGGACGCCGAGGGCTGCGATTCCATCGCCACCTTCCACCTGTTCCGTTGTTCCGTCGTCGGTGTCCATTCGGAAAGAAACGGGAGACGCCACAAAGAAGGCGTCGGCAGCGGCGGATTTCCGGATGTTCGCTTGTTCGGCTCTCGGGACGGACGGCCTGGAGAACAATTACCTTCTACGACCTTAGTTGATACTAATATACACTAACAGTCTCAGGAGTAATGTTATATGTGGATGTGTGCCATGATGCGACATGCACGAACGGGACACCCGAAGCGGCGGCCGTCTTCTCGCGTCTCCCGAGGAGGCACGGGCAAACTGTGGGGTCGGGACGGTGATGGACCTCGATGGAGACTCGACGCATCGGATCGTTTCCGATGCCGTAGAACTCCTCGAGAACCTCGAACATCGCGGGACGACCGGCGCAGAGGAGAACACCGGGGACGGTGCGGGCATCTTGCTCCAGACTCCCCACGAGTTCTTCGCCGACGTCGTCGACACGCTTCCGGAGATCTACGCCGTGGGGGCACTGTTCATGCCCCGCGACGATGCGGCCCGGCAGACAGTTGAGGAAACCGTCGAGACGCTCCTTGCGGACCACGGACTCTCCGTCGTACACTGGCGGGACGTCCCGACCGACAGTTCGGACCTGGGGACGACGGCACTCGATTCCGAACCGGCAGTCGTCCAGGCCATCGTCGCGCCGCAGACGGACGTCTCCGACGAGGAGTTCGATCGGCGCCTCTACGTGGCCCGTCGGGCAATCGAGAAGGCTGTCGACCAGGAGCGGTTTTTCGTCGTCTCGCTGGATCGGGAGACGCTCGTCTACAAGGGACTGCTCAAGGGCTCACAGCTCGCCGCGTACTATCCCGACCTCCAGGACGAGCGCGTCCGGTCGAACTTCGCGATGGTCCACGCGCGATTCTCGACCAACACGCTCGGCCGCTGGCACCTCGCCCATCCACATCGGACCGTTATCCACAACGGCGAGTTCAACACCATCCAGGGGAACGTCAACTGGATGCGAGCTCGTGAGGCCGACCTCGAATCGCCGGCCTTCTCCGAATCTGACCTCGAGACGCTCACGCCGATCATCCGCGACGAGTCCCAGAGCGATACGGCGTCACTCGACAACGCCCTCGAGTTACTGCTGGCGTCGGGCCGAGACCTCCCCCACGCGCTCCGGATGCTCGTGCCCGAAGCGTGGCAGGGCCACGACAACATGGACGACGACCGTCGGGACTGGTACGACTTCCACGCGTCACTAATCGAACCGTGGGATGGCCCGGCACTCGTCATCGGGACCGACGGCGAACGCGTCGGCGCCGTTCTCGACCGCAACGGCCTCCGCCCGTTTCGGTACGAGGTACACCACGACGGGACGCTCGTGATGGCCAGCGAGCAGGGCGCACTCGAGGCAGATCCGGCGGACGTCGAGCGCCGCGGTCGGCTCAAGCCCGGCCAGTTGTTCATGGCTGGGCCAGACGCGGGAATTCGCTCCGACGACGAGGTCTTCGCCGATCTCGTCGACGAGAAATACGGACGGTGGCTGGCCGACGAACAGGCCTCGCTCCCGACCGACGGTGACCCGTTCGGCGACACCGTCGAAGACGTCCGATCCCGGCAGGTGCTCCACGGCTACACCAGGGACGAACTCGACGAACTCCTCAAACCGATGGTCGAGTCGGGCTCGGATCCGGTCGGATCGATGGGCGACGACACGCCGCTGTCCGTGCTCTCGGCGTTCAACCGGCCGCTGTTCAGCTACTTCCGCCAGCAGTTCGCCCAGGTCTCGAACCCGCCCATCGATTACATCCGCGAAGAACTGGTCACGAGTCTAGAGACCCGACTGGGCCGCCAGCGGAACCTCCTGGCCGAGTCCGCCGCGCACGCCCGGCAGTTGGTTGCCGATTCGCCGGTCCTGGGCGACGGTGCGGTGGCATCGGTGCGCGATTCCACGTTCTCGACGGCGACCATCGACGTCACCTTCGATCCCTCGGGGGGACTTGCAGCTGCGGTCGACCGGGTCCGGGAGCAGGCGGTGGAAGCCGTCGCATCCGGTGCCGAGATACTGATCCTCTCCGATCGCAACGCTGGCGAGGACGCGATACCCATCCCGAGTCTCCTGGCCACGAGCGGCGTTCACCATCACCTCGTCAGGGAGGGACTTCGAGCGAGAGTCGACCTCGTCGTCGAATCGGCCGAACCCCGGACGACCCACCACGTGGCCGCCCTGATCGGGTACGGGGCCGGTGCTGTCAACCCGTACCTCGGCATCGAGACCGTCACCGAACTCGCCGGTGCACCGGAGGGGATGACCGACCAGTCCGTCGCCCGGACCTACCTCTCGGCGCTGGAGAAGGGGCTCCTGAAGATCATGGCAAAGATGGGCATCTCGACGGTCGAGAGCTACCAGGGCGCCCAGATATTCGAGACAGTCGGGCTGGATTCCGCGGTCGTCGACGAGTACTTCACCGGGACGCCCAACCGGACGGAGGGTATCGGCCTCGACGAGATCGAAGCCGACCTCCGGGAACGGCATCGTGCGGCGTTCGAGGCGGATCCGGAACTCGAGATCCAGGGGGAGTTCAGCAACCGGCAGGACGGGCGGAACCACGCCTG is a genomic window of Halanaeroarchaeum sp. HSR-CO containing:
- the gltB gene encoding glutamate synthase large subunit; this translates as MHERDTRSGGRLLASPEEARANCGVGTVMDLDGDSTHRIVSDAVELLENLEHRGTTGAEENTGDGAGILLQTPHEFFADVVDTLPEIYAVGALFMPRDDAARQTVEETVETLLADHGLSVVHWRDVPTDSSDLGTTALDSEPAVVQAIVAPQTDVSDEEFDRRLYVARRAIEKAVDQERFFVVSLDRETLVYKGLLKGSQLAAYYPDLQDERVRSNFAMVHARFSTNTLGRWHLAHPHRTVIHNGEFNTIQGNVNWMRAREADLESPAFSESDLETLTPIIRDESQSDTASLDNALELLLASGRDLPHALRMLVPEAWQGHDNMDDDRRDWYDFHASLIEPWDGPALVIGTDGERVGAVLDRNGLRPFRYEVHHDGTLVMASEQGALEADPADVERRGRLKPGQLFMAGPDAGIRSDDEVFADLVDEKYGRWLADEQASLPTDGDPFGDTVEDVRSRQVLHGYTRDELDELLKPMVESGSDPVGSMGDDTPLSVLSAFNRPLFSYFRQQFAQVSNPPIDYIREELVTSLETRLGRQRNLLAESAAHARQLVADSPVLGDGAVASVRDSTFSTATIDVTFDPSGGLAAAVDRVREQAVEAVASGAEILILSDRNAGEDAIPIPSLLATSGVHHHLVREGLRARVDLVVESAEPRTTHHVAALIGYGAGAVNPYLGIETVTELAGAPEGMTDQSVARTYLSALEKGLLKIMAKMGISTVESYQGAQIFETVGLDSAVVDEYFTGTPNRTEGIGLDEIEADLRERHRAAFEADPELEIQGEFSNRQDGRNHAWNPQTVNTLQQAVRTGEWETYEEFSGLVNAQNESGHTLRGLLDIRTDEHESIPIEAVEPVTDIVTRFSTAAMSLGSLSPEAHENNAMAMNALGGNANTGEGGEPPSRYGTDRECGIKQVASGRFGVTSEYLGAAEELQIKMAQGSKPGEGGHLPGEKVNEMIADVRSSTPGVPLISPPPQHDIYSIEDLKQLITDLRTANRAADIHVKLVSEAGIGTIAAGCAKAKADKIHISGHSGGTGASPKTSIKHAGIPWELGLAEANQLLRETGLRSRVTLRVDGGLRTGRDVAIGALLGGEEFAFGTASLVTGGCVMARQCHQNTCPVGVATQAEKLRERYPGTPQEVINYFTFVAQELREIMADLGVATVDDLVGRVDFLAQRDVDHPKARTLDLSAVIAEPAGDDRYKTREQPVDMSEHLDHTLIEGATPALESGQSVALDERVTNVDRTVGAMLSSEVTDRHGGEGLPEDTISVRFTGTAGQSFGAFLARGVTFELDGPANDYVGKGLSGGTIAVSTPRAPGFDPAENTLVGNVALYGATGGELYVNGVAGERFAVRNSGANAVVEGVGDHGCEYMTGGITVVLGDIGRNFAAGMSGGVAYLLDTDGDVVDHVNGDMVAVETTLEPADERAIRRLVENHVSHTGSERGDAVLENWDDVRDSFVKVMPDAYRDAIAERPDADVRESLPERAAAKSPGAVGSAD